The genomic region TTCATTCAGTGTCAAGTCACCAGCTACAAGAATAGGTTTTTTTTTAGTTAAGGACCAGGCGTGGGATCAGAACTCAGTCTTTTGCAACCCTTGCAAAGTTAGTAAAAATGACTATCAGGTCTTAGAATATTAGGAGGAAGTAGGAGACTGCGAGGAATTTGCTGTGCTTATAGTAGCTCCTAGCTGTTCAAAAAATGAATTAATGCAGCACCCAATGAATATTCTGTGTCAATGAAAGGCTATTTTCTGCAGTTGACCTCTCTTCCATCTCATGTTGTAGGATTCTAAGTTCATATTTGATTTAGAGATTGAATTGAAGGGGACAGGATAGCTTTCTGTACTCCATGGAAGTATTTGCCTAAACATAATGCTTTCATCAGTGCAGTTAGAAGATTATTTGCATTTATCACCTTCACTGATTTTCATCCTTGTGCAGCTGATGAAGGGGATTTCACTGGTTATTCTTTCTTCCAACACTTTTTTTATCTGTGTTCATGGCTGGTTAGCACTTTTCATAAGCAGCCCAATTCTCTTGTACACTAATAACCCCTGCTTTTTTAATCATAGTGCATATGGGCTGGCATGTCCAGTTTTAACATATAAGTCACAATCATTGTACGTTATTAAGGGATACACGGTATGCTTCCACATTCTCCATTTTTTCCAAAGGTGAAAAATAATCTATTTCCAGACAAGTGCATCTAGACTAAAACTACTTGGTAACATTCACTTAAAGTTGTAATAATACAGAGAAGCAGAAATGTACTGGAAAATACCATTACCAAACTTAGACAACACACTATAAACTGTTGCAAAGCAAAAGAAACATCTGAAATCCAGTTGTTCTTTCTAGTAATTTTTGAGCAACAGTCTCTGATAGTGGGTTATGTGGCAGGTGAATGCTCACAACACCCCATTAACTCATTTGCTATGGCAAAGTAGGACACTAATGGCTCAGAAAATGCCAATGGGTCTTAATACATCTTTTTTTAGTGAAAGAGTCCTATGCCAGCAAACCACTTGTTAATGGTCCCGAAGTTACTATCAATGGGGCAATCAAGCTTGCCTGGTATAATGATTCAGATAACAAGTGTCATCTCAGTGATAGTCACATCTTTCCAATATACTGGTTCAATAAAGTCATCCCTGCCGCTATCCATTAATCCACAAAAGTTAATTGTTCTGAGAATGCAGTCCCAGCCATTAGAGgtatttttatttcattcatttcTGAATCCAGACATTTGCTACTATTCCATAGCCATATCATTTCTCACCTTCCATTTTCAATCTTGGTGAgagaaaacactttctgcattttaactaaaatatatttaaaaattgaaGTAAAGGCACAGCACCTTACAAAACATATGTTTTGAAAAGTGTGACCTATTCAGTTATAGAATTTTATTTAAGGGAGATGAATAAAATACATTCTTTTTAGGAGTAAGTTAGTGACATATATAATAGGAATATTTTCAGAGAGAGATAATTTTCTATTTAGTTTGGGAGCAAGAGTGAATTTCATAGGTAAAGGAGTTAAAGATGCATTTAAATCTTAAGttggtatttttaaaaaaaacatatcaaACTGTAATGCTTTCCCTGTATTAGTCACCTTTTTTAATGAAATCCAGCTGAAAACCTTTATCAAAAGCTCTGTTACTACAGTCATGTACAATCTGCATTTTTCTTCAGAAGATTGTTGTGCATTCAGGAATTGTGCTAATAATGATTTCCGTGTCTCAGAAAATCACAAATTAAGAAGATTAGCAGTGCTGTGTCACTTATTTGCTGCAATTTTTACACATTAAGAGATGAGTTAcatttcagcagcagcagcagattttGCCAGGGACggtcagctccagacctcattgcagccttggtccaaacatggacaaacatGTTCAGTACCAGTCGCAacacctcagatattgaagcagtccatgctcacatgcagcaagacttggacaatatttgGACATGAGTTGATAGGTGGAAAgtaacactcacaccacacaaatgccatgcaacgaccatcttcaacaagagcaagaatctaaccatctcctactgacattcaacagcatcaccgagtccaccaccatcaacaacctggaaactgaactggaccagccgtataaatactgtagctataaaagcagttcagagccTGGGAACTCTGTGTCAAGTAGCTTatctactgactccccaaagcctgttcacgatctacaaggcacaagtcaggagtgtgatggaatactctccatttgcctgaataAGTCCAGCACCAACTACATTCACGAAGCTCAAagccatctaggacaaagcagcccgcttgatcggcaccccgtCCACCGCTTTAAATACTTACACCCTCCCTCATTAATGCACAGTGACTGGagtgtgtactatttacaagatgcactgcagcaactcgccaaggctccttcgactttccaaacctgcaaccactaccacctagaagcacaatggcagcaggtgtACAGCAACACCGccatctgcaagctcccctccaagtcacaaaccattctgacttggaaccattTTGTTGtgccttcaatgtcactgggtgaaaatcttggaactcccttcccaacagcactgtgggtgtgcataCACTAGATGGACTGccatggttcaaaaaggcagctgcaccaccatcttctcaggggaattaagaatgaacaataaatgctgaccttttcAGCGATGCtgagatcccatgaatgaataaataaaaattcaaaaactttgaaaaatgtAGAAGCTCAATTTTTCTACCATGATTAATGACATATTCATAATATGCTACTCAACTTGAAATATTTCAGAATGAAAAAGGACTTGTAATATTTTCTATCACTAAAATATTTCTTTAAACGGGCTACACAGCAGCACAGCACATTGGTGCTCTGGTATGCAATGTAAAGGAAGTGTTGTGGTGCAGCTTCATAACTGCTGTTGTTGATTTTTAGAATTGTTAATTAAGGAGGAGAGAGCTTCAATGTAATGGCAGAGGCAAGATGCAATATTACAAATTGTAAGAAATGTAattatatgtaaaaaaaaacatcagtGAAAGCAGATGTTTTTGATGTTTCTTATCCATGTCCTCTCCATTTATGATTCCTTCAGCTGGGGTGTGTTGGCTACAGCAAGGAAAAAGTGGCAAATGCCAGGCTTTATCCATGACCCGGATTGATCGAGAGGAGTGCTGCAGTAGCGGAAGTGCTCAAGCTGCATGGACAAGTCAGGATATACCAGAGAGTGACATTTTAAAACTTATAATTCTTGGCGGAATCAATTGCTACCCATGCCACAGTAAGTATAGAACAACAGCAACTTACGTTAAAGGTGATATATAGATACAATAAAACAgcccaaggtgctgcacaggagcattataaaacaaagtatgacaccaagccacattaggagatattgggtcagatgaccaaaagcttgatcaaagatgtagattttaaggagtgtcttaaaggaggaatgggAGGTAGCGAGGTGAAGTGGTGTAGGAAGGTTATTCCAGAGCCTGGGGCCAAGGCAACTGCAGGCAAAGCCACCAATTGAGGAGTAATTATAaacggggatgcacaagaggccagaattggacaaCCCCAGATACCTTGAAGGGTTGCAGGGCCATAGGAAATGAGATGTAGGAAAGGTgatgtcatggagggatttgaaaacaaggatgagtagTAGCACCTGTGATAGATCAGGGATAGCTGTAATAGCATGTTGGGGTACAATATTTAGAAATGGATTGATATTAAAATCTAATATGACTATCAATTTATAATGGCTCCTTAGCCCCACCCATGTTTATTGGGACGTACCTGACTACAATGGCCATTGCCATGGAGTCATATGACATTCCCTCTAATTTCCTTTTGTTGTGTGTGGCCTGTACACTTTTTTTTCACAGCCATGCATGCACGTTACCTTTTAAGTGGGTTAACTTGTGAGCAGCTTGTACAGTACCTTCCGAGTGACTGTGTATGCATGCACCTTAGAGGAAACCTTGGAGGTACATCTGGTTCTGGCCAACCTTGCTGACTTGAGGTCAGTTATAAGGGGTGACCCATGCCTGGGGCTGAAATTTAGATGCAGCAAGCCTCGGAGATCTGCCACAGCATGGTGTTGCGGGCAGCCTTTGGCTGGAAATGTCTTTTTGCTTAAATACTGCTGCCTTCTCAGGCTATTCAAGGATGTGATTGCTTACGTTGACACCAATTGCCAGATAAAAAATAGGGTCCTTACTCCCATAAGAGACTGCTGAATACTTGGCCTAACCAGTATTAAAAGTTACAAAAGGTGGAAAATACATTTGAGGACCTATTTTCTAAATTAGCATCACACTTTTATGTTCTCCTCCAAAAAAGGGCAGGTGTGCTCTCCATCAACCATCAAAAAATGCGAAGAACCACAAGGACGCACTTTAAAAAAATGTGGTGAAGAGCAGGCCACCAACTTGAGAGACAAACAGGCAGATAAATATTATTTTATAAAAATAATCAACTTATACTAGCAGCTAATTTGATTTTGAAAATGGTTTCCCTCTAATTGACAGTAAGTGTAGAAAATTGTCTCAGAAGGTATTGGAGTCTAGTTCCAAGTTCTTGCCTGGGTCTGAATCACCATTTAATGAAGAAATGTATACATAAGAATATATGTTTTTGAGTTAGTGGCATGAGATTTGGGAGAATCTTCTGCGAATAGCCAAACTATAAGATACATTTACGATGATATCAGCATTCTAAAAGTTAAAAAGCCACTTTCATTCCAGTGTATATCTTAAGTAGAACTGGGTGTAATAACATGAGATAAAGCGGCAGgaataagaatttttttttgccaagtTTTAAAACATGGTACAGTAGTATATCACGTTTCATGACAACAAATCATCTATCAAAAGTCTTCACTTTTGTCTTCTAATGTAGCACTAATTTATTTTGTCCTTTTGGTATCATTTTTGGGTGGAATATTAATCATAAAAATGCTGCCCTTGGAGCCGattcacagattccacagatgAAATTGCCTCATCTCTGTATTGCGCTGCAGGGGCCAGAATCTTCTGAAACCTTGACAGATCCCTCATTTCTACAATTTTCTCTGTGTAAACTTTATTTTCCTAGAAATTTGTCTTAGGATACTGAGGGCATATCCCATCCTTTACAAAATTCTTTGCAAATAACTTCATCAGCACATTGCTTACCTTGGCACATCACTAACCATTTACCATTTTTATCACTTCAAGAACTGCCTGCTGACAAAATGAGACTATAGTTTGTTTTTATAGTGAGGTGTGCAAATGGTGTATTTGCCTCAATGGGTATGTCATCAGGAGTGCTGTTACAATATTTTTACTTTAGCGAAGTTGTTTTTCTTAAAGCGCAGTGAAGTTGAGTAAATATTAGAACCAAATACTGTTTGATCAGAACTCCAGGGCAAGTTGTTTGATCTAAGGGTTGCTTGGAGGCTGCATCTGTAGTGAGTTAAGTTCTGTGCACACTGCTATTGTCATATGGTTCTTGTAAAATATAGTAATAGGGGTTTTATTGAGAAGATTTCATCCTTCCTTTTAAAAGTACCAGCATCAAACCACTAGGCCACCAGAGAATTTTCCCACACATTTTTAACAATTAATTTCAAAGGCAAAGTTTAATAAACTCTCTGTGAGCTTAAATAACACTTACCCAAAGAAGTAGGCAAGTACACTATATCATAACATAAGTTATATTGTAGTAACATGAAAGGCCCTCATTTACCCCCAGCAAGTACCATACTAGTGATCTGAcctgtgaatactgacctaacacCCAGTACGGTACTTGTGAGTGGAATTGTgacctttccccccaccccaccccccatactGTCCCCAACCACATCAGATCTAGCTGATCCCAACTGGTCAGGCTAATGGCCTGGCTACATATAAAGGGCCCTTCATTACGTAAGCAACCCAGAACACAATCTGCTGGCTGTAAAAAGCAATGGAAGAAGTGGGTTGCCTTAGCCAATGAAAAgaagaatagaatatgaaagaCATCTGAAGCTTTCGCAATTTACTGTTGTTTCAAATAATGAGAACGACCGGCTTAATATAAGTCATTGCAAGATGGTTTATACAATTACAACCCAATGTCTTCAAAGAAGTAGTAATACCCTAGGTTCACATTTACTGTAGGAATCTTGACACAAATGACGTTCCTATACCTTAGGTTTTTCAGGGATATGTAATCTTTATTGGTTACTTTGGTGTATTACAAAAGATAAGAAATTAGAACCCCTGTACCACAATACTGCTGGAAACAGAATAAAATCTGTTACTCCTCATAAATTCCAAATATGCATAACAAATAAGGAAACACAGATGGAAAAAAAGATTATTTTGGGCCCCCCTCAAAACCTTTTCTTGCAAATTCTATACAATTTTCCCTATCATGTAGTTCACTGAAAGTATTTGATCTCCAAAAGGAAGGTTCTCCCAAGGTTTTGAATTCCTCTAGAGGTACTTGTGTAGATTTCTAGAGTAGCTCACTACCTTACAACCTGCATAACTCGTCTTCAATAGATTGTTTTCCATAATATTACAGTTCTGCAGTCCCAGCTGCTCAGGAACCATTAGGGTTCATAGATCATTTAGTGATCTCTTATTTTCTTATAAGAGCTTTAGTCTTGTCCTTAAACAAGTATAtatctcactttttaaaaaaaaaagagatctGATCAGTATATTAGCTCCATATGCTGGTGGGAGGGGATATCATTTTTAAGTTGAAAATGCTAATTTTGTACTCGTATCTTTTCATTCGCTGTTGATAATCCTTATTTACAGCTTGCTTACTCTTGCTTAAAGCTCATGACTCggcatttttaaaatgttccatCAAACTTGACAACAAAGATAACTATCTTAAAGACTTCTGACTTTTTGAATTATCCTCCTTACTTATCTCTAAATCCCAGTCAATGCATCAATGCTCTTTGAACGTAGCAGAGCTGAAATTGCAAAGGTTCCTCTCCTATCTTGGACCATCACTGGCAACAAGTGCAGATCAGAGAATCAGGGCCATGATAATCCTCTGTCCCATCTGTACTCAAGTCTAATGAGTATTTTGCGCTGTGAAAACATTTCGGCTCTAGACTGCCCAAAAAGTGTACTGTTAATTTATAGTTTAATGACCTTGGACTCCATACCAGGTGATTAATTACTCTTTTAAAAAATAGCTTCACGATGATTAGATACTTCCAGTGAATCAGTAATGATTATACCTTCATGAGTTCCCCTGAAACTTTACCAGTTAATGACCCACATACAGATCTTTTTCCATGTATCACCATATTTTCTATTGTCAAATCAGCTTTCAGTTCAACTAATTAATTCTATGAACTTTAATTTTCTTCAAAGAACCAAATATTAAGTTTTATAGATTTCTTTTCAAAATTCCAAGCAAATTACAACCAAAAGGCTTGCCCTACTGTATAATATAGTTAATTTCCTCAGTAAATTCATGAATACCCCATATTGATTACTTACAAATTCTTCAGGTGTATATTAATACCAGCCCAGAACATCTCTTTGAGTCATCTTTGTTAAATGAACCTATTTATAATGCTCAACTCTTTGTACGATGTCACCCATCTGGTTTTGAACAGTCTAGTTCAGGAGGTGAgtgcctctgattttttttttcttttaattttattaTTTCTGAAACCCTGACAGCAAAAGTTTGATTTTCAGATGCCGCATTTTGAAAATGCTCTCCTTGAACATGAGCAGTTCCATTCATGCCTCTATCCATTTGTAGCTGGCATCAGGTATAAGCCCCAAATTCCCTCCAGTTTTGGACTGAGCAAATAGTTATAGtccttgacaaaaacagaattacctggaaaaactcagcaggtctggcagcattggcggagaagaaaagagttgacgtttcgagtcctcatgacccttcaacagaacttcttctccgccgatgctgccagttaTAGTCCTTGATTCATTTCTTGCTCTGTTGTTTTAATACAAACGACACCTGCTACAGTTTCAATAGCAGGATCTTCCAAACATTTTCGCCTTATTATTTAAGATGCGATGATAAATTACTGATGTATATTTTTTAAAGAGTTGGATCAGTATGGTCATTTATTATTAATTATATTAATTGATGTGAATAGATAGTTCATACTGAAAACTTTTGTGAGTTGCACCCACCTTTGTTGAATAGTGGCTGCCATGTGTTTTTCTGATTGCTGAGTGCAGTGGCACATTCATTTCTGTCAAAGTGCATTTTAGCTTTGGTAGTGCATTACATATCTTAAACAACAACtcacatttatgtagcacttttaacataggaAAAGCAATCCAAGGTTCTTCACAGATGCAATGGGGGaagcgatggcatagtggtattgccactggactagtattccagaagacCCAGGTAATTCTGTGGGGACCTGGGTGAAATGCCCactcagatggtgaaatttgaattcaataaaaatctggaattaaaagtctgatgaccacgaaaccataaaaacctgtctggttcactaatgccctatagggaaggagatctgctgcccttacctggcctggcctacatgtgcctccagaccacagcaatgtggttgactcttaaatgccctctgagcagggcaattaggaataaatGCAGACATGAATGAGTAAAATTAACAGGCAAAATTTGACAAGGAACCACATAAAGGGATATTAGgaaaagtgaccaaaagcttggtcatacaaggagtgacttaaaggaggaaaggtttagggagggaattccagaacctaGGTCCCGGGTAGTTGAAGACATGACtggcaatggtggagtgatgaaaattagggatgctcgagaggctagaattggaggagcacagtgaTCTTGGAGgtgtttgtagggctggaggaatttgcagagatagggaggggcatgaCCACAGATGAAGTTGAGCACTAGGATGAGAAATTTTAAATTGGGATCTTAGCAAACCaggaaccagtgtaggtcagtgagcacagggatgatggtgaATGTTTGTATGAGttaggataaaggcagcagagatttggatgagctcaagtttacagagggtggaatgtgggaggccagccaagaCAGCATTGGAATAAACATAAAATCCTTTCAGCTATTGCTGTACTATAGTACAGAAAATGAGTGACATTTGTAGTGTTCTCAATTGCCAGAACAAACTGTATCGGAAAATGAGCTACACTGGGAACAAAGTTATGTCATTATGTTCAGGCTGCCAGTATTGGCAGTAACTTCAAGGTAATATTTTGTTTCAGAATTCACAGCTTCAAAGTCCAGTTGTAGCATAAGCACTTTTATTTCAATTTCACTAATAATTGCTTCCAAAGGTTCTGCCAATGTCAACACAAGTTACTCCGAACAACAGTGTGCATTTGTGATGAAGCTAAGGCTGCTTCCTTATAAAGGAATGTACATGTTGAATTATATTAATTTTTCAAGACATAAATTTGTGAGCAATTGTGCAAAAATGGCTTGTGGTATTAGAATTATATGGCATCATATTGATTGGGGTAACAGTCACCTTTTGTTAAGTATATATACACCATTAAATACATGATTACATAATAAAATGCAGAACTTTcatttatttttgtgtttttCTGAAATCTGAAGAGAAAGCTGTGGCAGCAGCAGAGTGATTGTGCCCTCTCAGATATCTTGTTGAAAACAGTTCTGTAAAAAGATCGGTCTTACTATACCAATTATATCATACTACCCCGGGGCCCAAAACTATTGCATAAATGTGCAGGTAATCAACCAGCCATTCATGCACAGACGCTATCACCTGATAAAACCGGCAATGTTTTCAAAATATCATGATTGGCCAGTTTTATGCAAGAGAAAAAGATATAATCCATATTTATCAACTTGGATCTCTGGAAGAAGAAACACCATTGGGCTATTTTTGTTCATGAAATGACAGGTAGTTGAAAATGGGCAGTGTTGCTGTTCAATATTCTACACCATTGTTAAGTTGACACACCAGTattattacttttttttttgtctgtcactccagaaacttgtgagggtgtggactgtggACCTGGGAAGATTTGCAAAATGAATAAGCAAAATAAACCAATGTGCATCTGTGCGCCTGACTGTTCAAATGTCACAAAGAAGGTacctgtgtgtggaactgatggtaAAGTCTACAAAGATGAATGTGGTCTCCTTTTGGCAAAGTGCAGAGGACTGCCAGAGTTAGAAGTACAGTATCAAGGAGAATGCAAAAGTAggttttttatttcatttttcctCCAAATTTTAGCTGTTTTCTCTCACTATTTTAGGTCATTTCCTCAGCTCCTGCCCTGTTTCTGTTGATGGTATTCCCTAATCACCTCGGTATAatgacatgatttttttttgcatttagtGCACAGAGAAAAGTTTTGCTATGTTGTTTAAGAAAAGAGCTGTATCAAATGATAAGAGGAAAACTGTGGCAGCAGCGGAGTGATTGTGTCCTCTGAGAAATCTTTTTTTCAATTTATGTTCTTGCAATAACTGGGCATAAGGCTGGCACACAGAGCCCTACATTTTTTTGACAGAAGATCACTTCTTATCAAGCAACACAACAtatcagacacagacacatgaaTTGTTGTAATCATTAATATTATGGGCATATATCTACAGATAAAAATAACTCCTGTCAAAataccattttttaaaattcattctcgggatgtgggctgcgctggctgggtcagcatttattgcccatccctagaagcacttaagaaggtggtggtgagctgccttcttgaaccgctgcagccatgtggtgtaggtacacctacagtgctattagggagggagttccaggattttgacccagcgacaatgaaggaaccgcaatatgttttcaagtcaggatggtgagtgacttggaggggaacttccagtgatagtgttcccaactatctgctgcccttgtccttctagatggtagtgatcgtgagtttggaaggtgctgtctaaggagccttggtgagttcctgcagtgcatctaaaTTCTGGGTTTTTATTCTTTTTCTGAACTGTTGACTTAAGGTTCTGGATATTGTTCATAAAAGGCAATAAAATGATTATAGTTTTATTATTTGAAAAATAACATGCTTTTGCAGTGGTGACATCCGATGGTCTGTCAaacaggagcattttaaaatgcAATATGGTACAAATATATATATCACTGTGATCTCTCCAGTCTGAAAATATATTGTTTGGAAACAAAGTTGTCTGTAAATTTTTCGAGCAGTCCCAAGAACATATGATATCATTTTAGTGTAGTACTTTGGAAGCAGTAACATAGAAGATACATTATTTGGATCAATAAAACAATTTTTATTACTACTTTATAATGTTTTATCATTGTTCTATGtttcaggtaaatatttatatCTATGGTGTTTTCTGCTTCTTGCACTTTGGTTAGGCATTCTAATGTCATTatataatccagaaaattctgaaatTTAGAAATGACTTGGTTCCAAACAGAGCTTAGAGTGTAATACAAACTTTTGTTTACAGTTCAATTCAGCTCAAAAACAATGTGCTCATATGCACAGGTTTCTGACATAACAGTTGAATAAAGTAATATTGCTGGGTGTATGAGATTTGGGGTCACGCTGCAACATGTGCATCTAATGTGATTTTTGTACCTGAGACTTCATTACGACCATGCTGCCACTTTTTGCAAATAAGTGATGGAATTATGTTTGGTAATAAATAGAATAACAATTAACTGAAAGTCACTTAATTTGATAACCTAAACTTGATTTTTTTACACTAATTTATGATTTTCCTATTAAGTTAATTAATAACTTAATTAGTTATTTAAGTTAATTAATTTGTGCGACTAGATAATACTATTTTGCAACACAAATTATGTTGAGTTATCAGGCGTCGACTGGGTTGTTTAATTTATGATACAGATTTGTAGCGAAATAGACTAGCCAGTCAAGCATTAAAAAAGCAGTTTTTTTGCTGTAAAAGCTAAATAAATATAAGTGTCATTGTAATATGAAACTTTTGTAAATGCAGAGTAAATCATTGACTGAGTTCTTTATTGATGAGTAACATTTGGATCGGTTTATCTACAGCATTGCGAATGGAAAGCATATTTTAGTAAGTTGGTTAATAAATCAATTAAAATTGAATGAAATACTAAACAATAAAAATTGTTCATAAATTTATGTTACTGTCATTTTAACATCTCTCCCCCAGCTGCTAATGTAATGAAAAGCTGTTGCTGTAACATGTCATAATCTATATCTGAAATTCATAGAAGTGAACTGACCTTTCCCATATAGAATGAACACTGAAGTGATGCCAATTCTTTTTGTTAACAGTATATATATTTTATGATGTTACTGTTATGGATTCTCTTGTCTTTTCGACAGATAAGTAAGTGTTCTGcaaatttaaaacaaaagaaaaaagatCAGTTTACAGTCTAGGTTTGTATCAGCTCATGTGTAACGTTAGGCCAAGTTTTGATTTGCATAACCAATTGACTTCATATGCAGCATTTGCAAtgttggagggatggatggaggcaTTGGTTTTGCGCCATACTTTCTTGTCCTGAAGGCACTTGACTCTGTTGTCTTCAAAAGTTAAAATCACTTAATGACAGAGATGTCTCCATTTGTGGCTGTCCAAGGATGTTGGTTTTTTCCCATGTATTGGGATCCAGCTTGCTAGCCCTGAAATTGGCTTTCAAATTCTAATTTTTATGCTACTGTTAAcataatt from Carcharodon carcharias isolate sCarCar2 chromosome 14, sCarCar2.pri, whole genome shotgun sequence harbors:
- the fstl3 gene encoding follistatin-related protein 3, which produces MRLLTKNVFTTPFIFAILCHFIGGNPSYAGVCWLQQGKSGKCQALSMTRIDREECCSSGSAQAAWTSQDIPESDILKLIILGGINCYPCHKTCEGVDCGPGKICKMNKQNKPMCICAPDCSNVTKKVPVCGTDGKVYKDECGLLLAKCRGLPELEVQYQGECKKSCTQVLCPGTSMCVIDQTHSAHCVMCRVMPCPEPLSSEQALCGNNGITYHSVCHLRRATCLLGKSIGVAHYGRCNSSEEGAKQKGDNQDNTVFSKLLLGW